A DNA window from Halomonas zincidurans B6 contains the following coding sequences:
- a CDS encoding GlxA family transcriptional regulator, with the protein MPLESNPPGVIRQVGFVLLPGFSLLAQACALEPLHVANLLAGERLYTPLTFGLDERAVKSAAELALSPHSVAGDDAGELDMLIVCAPAAFNGAHDALLAWLARLAGRGVALGGIAGGTEVLARAGVLDGYRATLPWQSAESFVQAHPAVRVSQQLFEIDRDRLTCGGGTAAMDMMMTLIAQHHGQTLAERISEHFVCERIRMGDEPQHVPLRSRLGHAPQSLFDAITLMESNIEEPLTTHELSTHLGISRRQLERLFKKYLQAVPSRYYLDLRLQQARKLLRETDQAVGDIALQTGFSSGAHFSTAYRNHFGMTPREERLG; encoded by the coding sequence ATGCCCCTCGAGAGTAACCCGCCGGGCGTTATCCGACAGGTCGGTTTCGTGCTGCTGCCGGGGTTCTCGCTGCTCGCCCAGGCGTGTGCCCTGGAGCCGCTTCACGTCGCCAACCTGCTGGCCGGCGAGCGCCTCTATACGCCGTTGACCTTCGGTCTCGACGAACGCGCGGTGAAGAGCGCCGCCGAGCTGGCGCTGTCGCCGCACAGCGTGGCCGGCGACGATGCCGGCGAGCTCGATATGCTCATCGTCTGCGCGCCGGCGGCTTTCAACGGCGCCCACGATGCGCTGTTGGCATGGCTGGCGCGGCTGGCCGGACGCGGCGTGGCGCTAGGCGGCATCGCCGGCGGCACCGAGGTGCTGGCCCGCGCCGGGGTACTCGACGGCTATCGTGCCACGCTGCCCTGGCAGAGCGCCGAGTCGTTCGTGCAGGCGCATCCCGCGGTGCGCGTCAGCCAGCAGCTGTTCGAGATCGATCGCGATCGCCTGACCTGCGGTGGCGGCACCGCGGCGATGGACATGATGATGACGCTGATCGCCCAGCACCACGGTCAGACGCTCGCCGAGCGGATATCCGAGCACTTCGTCTGCGAACGCATTCGCATGGGCGACGAGCCGCAGCACGTACCGCTGCGCTCGCGCCTCGGCCACGCCCCGCAGAGCCTGTTCGATGCCATCACGCTGATGGAGTCGAACATCGAGGAGCCGTTGACCACCCACGAGTTGTCCACCCACCTGGGCATCTCGCGGCGCCAGCTCGAGCGGCTGTTCAAGAAATACCTGCAGGCGGTGCCCAGCCGCTACTACCTCGACCTGCGCCTGCAACAAGCCCGCAAGTTGCTGCGCGAGACCGACCAGGCGGTCGGCGACATCGCCCTGCAGACCGGC